One window of Gavia stellata isolate bGavSte3 chromosome Z, bGavSte3.hap2, whole genome shotgun sequence genomic DNA carries:
- the SPMIP10 gene encoding LOW QUALITY PROTEIN: sperm-associated microtubule inner protein 10 (The sequence of the model RefSeq protein was modified relative to this genomic sequence to represent the inferred CDS: deleted 1 base in 1 codon) encodes MGSGVEEPRALESGAAVTTISKGMDANVRGSFVIQCISILVQNVIPWKGILIFRNVFIQHAELAEIHTGALEDRLFLEHQERLCHGDERKSLQEKIMPWELLIADILIHSHVSRYWATVIALACRKLMTCFFLLETSCNGIVCSV; translated from the exons ATGGGCAGTGGAGTTGAGGAGCCTAGGGCTTTGGAGTCTGGTGCTGCAGTTACCACAATTTCCAAAGGCATGGATGCAAATGTGCGAGG cTCATTTGTGATTCAATGTATCAGCATTCTTGTTCAAAACGTCATCCCTTGGAAAGGTATTCTCATTTTTC GGAATGTCTTTATTCAGCATGCAGAACTTGCTGAAATACATACTGGGGCTCTGGAAGACAGGTTGTTCTTGGAGCACCAGGAAAGACTTTGCCatggagatgaaagaaaaagcctccaagaaaaaata atgccttgGGAATTGTTAATTGCTGATATCCTCATACATTCCCATGTTTCCAGATACTGGGCAACTGTGATTGCTCTTGCATGCAGAAAACTCATGacctgctttttcctcttagaAACAAGCTGCAATGGTATAGTATGTAGTGTTTAA